From a region of the Oryza sativa Japonica Group chromosome 6, ASM3414082v1 genome:
- the LOC4339890 gene encoding pentatricopeptide repeat-containing protein At5g27270, with protein MAAAIAGAAASTAVSITCSSYSYEDDGAATSWSLSSGTSSSSSSSQRQRPYRRLLHDEAQRLRRERRGQGSGAHTPRWVRRTPDQMARYVEDDRAGHVYGRHVVAAVRAARATASCSSPSSADMREAMASFVAKLTFREMCFVLHELRGWRQARDFFAWMKLQLCYEPSVVAYTILLRLYGQVGKVKLAEVTFLEMLQAGCEPDAVACGTLLCAYARWGKLNDMLMFYAAVRRRDIVPSISVFNFMVSSLQKQKLHGKVIHLWEQMLEANVAPNQFTYTVVIGSYAKEGMLEEAMDAFGEMKRRRFVPEEATYSLLISLCAKHGKGEEALGLYDEMKVKSIVPSNYTCASVLTLYYKNEDYSKALSLFSEMEQNKIVPDEVIYGILVRIYGKLGLYEDAQRMFEEIDKAGLLSDEQTYVAMAQVHMNVQNYDRALQVLDAMRARNVKPSQFSYSALLRCHVAKEDVDAAEDTFRALSNYGPPDVFCCNDLLRLYMRLGHLDKARALILKMRKEALQFDEDLCVTVLEVCCKTSINKDTDNLTEVIQNEGSSSKVLNPTDSSTLSMMLKSLLDKPGGLSSVSQLIMKFAREGSTDEAKFLYEHLTELGAKPDDTAIATLIVQYGQAQQLEQAQKLFETASTSFPVGGSVYNAMVDALCRCGKTEEAYRLFMELIDQGHNGDAVTISILVTHLTKQEKFQEAENIIYRCLHDEAELDTVVYNTFIKSMLESGKLYSAVSIYDRMISSGIPRSMQTFNIMISVYGQGGKLEKAVEMFSAAQELGLPIDEKTYTNMLSFYGKAGKHHEASLLFSRMKEDGIRPGKISFNTMINAYATSGLHNEAEIIFQEMQKNNHVPDSHTYLALIRAYTEGKCYSKAEEAIQMMLRSNMTPSCTHFNHLISAFLKEGQIDEAQRMYNQMEEAGIPADLACCRTMMRMHLDHGYVDDGILFFETACRLLKPDSFILSAAFHLYEHSGRESEAGDVLDAINMSGASFLRNLKVGSKLEQVRNDTHAS; from the exons atggcggcggcgatcgccggcgccgccgcatccaccGCCGTATCCATCACCTGCTCCTCCTACTCCTACGAAGACGACGGAGCCGCCACCTCATGGTCGCTCTCATCcggcacgtcgtcgtcgtcctcctcctcccagcgCCAGCGCCCGTACCGGCGCCTCCTCCACGACGAGGCGCAGCGCCTCCGCCGCGAGCGCCGGGGGCAAGGGAGCGGCGCGCACACGCCCCGGTGGGTCCGCCGCACCCCGGACCAGATGGCCCGCTACGTCGAGGACGACCGCGCCGGCCACGTGTACGGCCGCCacgtggtcgccgccgtccgcgcgGCGCGCGCCACGGCGTCCTGCTCCAGCCCCTCCTCCGCCGACATGCGCGAGGCCATGGCGTCGTTCGTCGCGAAGCTCACCTTCCGCGAGATGTGCTTCGTGCTCCACGAGCTCCGCGGCTGGCGCCAGGCCCGCGATTTCTTCGCCTGGATGAAGCTTCAG CTGTGCTACGAACCGAGCGTTGTCGCCTACACAATCCTTCTCAGATTGTACGGTCAGGTTGGGAAGGTCAAGCTCGCCGAGGTGACATTTCTTGAGATGCTTCAGGCCGGGTGCGAGCCAGACGCAGTGGCATGTGGAACCCTCCTGTGCGCGTACGCAAGATGGGGGAAGCTCAATGACATGTTGATGTTCTACGCCGCGGTGCGCCGCCGCGACATTGTGCCCTCCATCTCGGTCTTCAATTTCATGGTCTCATCTCTGCAGAAGCAGAAATTACATGGCAAGGTAATCCACCTGTGGGAGCAGATGCTGGAAGCCAATGTTGCCCCAAATCAGTTCACATATACAGTTGTGATCGGGTCATATGCCAAGGAAGGTATGTTGGAGGAGGCCATGGATGCATTTGGTGAGATGAAGCGCCGCAGATTTGTGCCGGAGGAGGCGACATACAGCCTTCTGATCAGCTTGTGTGCCAAGCATGGCAAAGGGGAAGAGGCATTGGGGCTTTATGATGAGATGAAGGTTAAGAGTATTGTCCCAAGCAACTACACATGTGCATCTGTCCTGACACTCTATTACAAGAATGAGGATTACTCGAAGGCGCTTTCGCTGTTCTCTGAGATGGAGCAGAATAAGATTGTTCCTGATGAAGTTATCTATGGAATTCTTGTTAGGATATATGGTAAGCTTGGGCTTTATGAGGACGCGCAGCGTATGTTCGAGGAGATTGACAAGGCAGGTCTTTTGAGCGATGAGCAAACTTATGTGGCAATGGCTCAAGTTCATATGAATGTCCAAAACTATGATAGAGCATTGCAAGTTTTGGATGCTATGAGGGCGAGAAATGTAAAGCCATCACAATTCTCCTACAGTGCTCTTCTCCGATGTCATGTGGCAAAGGAAGATGTGGATGCTGCTGAAGATACTTTCAGAGCTCTCTCCAATTATGGCCCGCCCGATGTGTTTTGCTGTAATGATCTTCTCAGGTTATATATGAGGCTTGGCCATCTAGACAAGGCCAGGGCACTCATTCTGAAAATGAGGAAGGAAGCTCTCCAGTTTGATGAGGATCTATGTGTGACTGTGTTGGAAGTTTGTTGCAAAACCAGTATAAATAAGGATACGGATAATTTAACTGAAGTGATTCAGAATGAAGGTAGCTCATCAAAGGTGCTAAATCCAACAGATAGTTCAACACTTAGTATGATGTTGAAATCCTTGTTGGACAAACCTGGGGGCTTGTCCAGTGTGTCCCAATTGATCATGAAATTTGCTAGGGAAG GGAGTACAGATGAGGCCAAATTCCTCTATGAACACCTTACTGAATTGGGAGCCAAGCCTGATGATACTGCAATAGCTACTTTAATTGTACAATATGGCCAGGCCCAGCAGTTGGAACAAGCACAAAAACTGTTTGAGACAGCATCAACATCGTTTCCAGTAGGAGGATCTGTCTACAATGCAATGGTTGATGCATTGTGCAGATGTGGCAAAACTGAGGAGGCATATCGTCTTTTCATGGAATTGATCGATCAAGGTCATAATGGAGATGCCGTGACAATAAGCATACTTGTCACACACCTGACTAAGCAAG AGAAATTTCAGGAGGCAGAAAACATCATATATCGCTGTTTACACGATGAAGCTGAGCTCGACACTGTTGTATATAATACTTTTATCAAGTCAATGCTTGAATCAG GCAAACTGTACTCAGCTGTCAGCATATATGATCGCATGATATCTTCTGGCATTCCTCGGTCCATGCAGACATTCAATATAATGATAAG TGTTTATGGCCAAGGAGGAAAGCTGGAGAAGGCTGTTGAAATGTTTAGTGCTGCACAGGAACTAGGCTTACCGATTGATGAGAAAACATACACAAACATGCTTAGTTTCTATGGAAAAGCAG GGAAGCATCATGAGGCATCCTTACTGTTCAGTAGAATGAAGGAAGATGGTATCAGGCCTGGAAAG ATCAGCTTCAACACCATGATCAATGCCTATGCCACTTCAGGATTGCACAATGAGGCAGAGATTATATTCCAAGAAATGCAGAAAAACAATCATGTGCCTGATTCGCACACATATCTTGCTTTGATCAGAGCATACACTGAGGGTAAATGCTACTCCAAAGCTGAGGAAGCCATCCAGATGATGCTGAGAAGCAACATGACCCCTTCATGCACTCATTTCAACCATCTCATTTCCGCCTTTCTGAAGGAAGGTCAGATTGATGAAGCCCAGAGGATGTACAACCAAATGGAGGAGGCAGGCATACCTGCTGACTTGGCATGTTGTCGGACGATGATGAGGATGCATCTGGATCACGGTTACGTCGATGATGGCATCTTGTTCTTCGAAACGGCATGTCGACTTCTGAAACCGGATAGCTTCATCCTGAGTGCTGCATTTCATCTCTATGAACATTCAGGCAGGGAGTCTGAAGCTGGGGATGTCCTAGATGCCATCAATATGAGTGGTGCCTCTTTCTTGCGTAATCTAAAGGTTGGATCAAAGTTGGAGCAAGTGAGAAATGATACACATGCATCTTGA
- the LOC4339891 gene encoding extra-large guanine nucleotide-binding protein 3, with amino-acid sequence MAGAGAVGGSNWEEMVRRMLPPGTTIPEAPANLDYSIALEYDGPPVSYELPRIDPVDLPAIPTAQPVSGPLVPGRSNGVVAPVVRPVFMPPVHRKQDAHRAEPPPVAAQGRRRRSSESVDSAPQNEGFSDDDDSCSVSQESAHNFHGQRGGRTAAQEGRRAQVVTFGVTEDSRYESKEFDDVSEQYVAVTKKEKRGRTCSRCGKRKWESKESCIVCDARFCSYCVLRAMGSMPEGRKCITCIGQPIDESKRSKLGKGSRILSRLLSPLEVRQILKAEKECQANQLRPEQLIINGFPLNPDEMASLLSCQRPPQKLKPGRYWYDKESGLWGKEGEKPDRVVSTNLTFNGKLQPNASNGNTQVYMNGREITKIELRVLKIAQVQCPRDTHFWVYHDGGYEEEGQNNIKGKIWESPVTRFACALFSLPVPPANSDEPKDEAPYSARTVPDYLDQKRIQKLLILGSPGAGTSTIFKQAKLLYDTRFTQEELDSIKLMIQSNMFKYLGILLEGRERFEEEALAGSNNPSSEDENTQHDGNKSNGSDSCIYSINAKLKKFSDWLLDIIAMGDLDAFFPAATREYAPIVEEMWKDPAIQATYKRKDELHFLPDVAEYFLSRAIEVSSNEYEPSEKDIIYAEGVTQGNGLAFIEFTLDDRSPMSEMYTDNHEPHSQTLNKYQLIRVSAKGMNEGCKWVEMFEDVSMVIFSVALSDYDQLGAPSSGGNSPLVNKMIQSRDLFEATIRQPCFRDMPFVLVLNKFDLFEEKIGRVPLSTCEWFSDFCPLRTHHNNQSLAHQAFYYVAMKFKELYAACTDRKLFVWQARARDRLTVDEAFKFIREVLKWEDEKDGGGYYPDESFYSTTELSSSRLIRQE; translated from the exons ATGGCCGGAGCGGGAGCCGTGGGGGGGAGCAACTGGGAGGAGATGGTGAGGAGGATGCTCCCACCGGGGACCACCATCCCGGAGGCGCCGGCCAACCTCGACTATTCGATTGCGCTCGAGTACGACGGCCCTCCGGTGTCCTACGAGCTCCCCAGGATCGATCCCGTCGACCTGCCGGCGATTCCCACCGCGCAGCCCGTCTCCGGCCCGCTGGTGCCCGGGAGGAGCAACGGCGTGGTGGCTCCGGTCGTCAGGCCGGTGTTTATGCCGCCGGTGCACCGGAAGCAGGATGCTCACCGTGCCGAGCCACCGCCGGTTGCGGCACAgggtaggaggaggagaagctcgGAATCGGTCGATTCGGCGCCGCAGAATGAGGGGTTCTCTGATGATGATGACTCATGCTCGGTGTCGCAAGAATCCGCGCACAATTTCCATGGGCAGAGAGGTGGTAGGACAGCTGCTCAGGAGGGAAGAAGAGCTCAGGTTGTCACATTTGGGGTCACTGAGGACAGCAGGTATGAGAGCAAAGAGTTTGATGATGTGTCGGAACAGTACGTGGCGGTGACcaagaaggagaagagagggaggaccTGCAGCCGTTGCGGTAAAAGGAAGTGGGAGAGCAAGGAATCATGCATTGTTTGCGACGCGAGGTTTTGCAGCTACTGCGTGCTCAGGGCCATGGGCTCGATGCCAGAAGGGCGCAAGTGCATCACTTGCATTGGCCAGCCAATCGATGAGAGCAAGCGGTCGAAGCTCGGGAAGGGTTCGAGGATACTATCACGTCTGCTCAGCCCGTTGGAAGTAAGGCAAATACTGAAAGCTGAGAAGGAATGCCAAGCAAACCAGCTCCGGCCTGAGCAACTCATCATAAATGGTTTTCCTCTTAATCCAGATGAGATGGCCAGCTTGCTTAGTTGCCAACGGCCTCCTCAAAAGCTCAAGCCTGGAAGATATTGGTACGACAAGGAGTCAGGCTTGTGGGGAAAG GAAGGAGAAAAGCCAGACAGGGTTGTCAGCACTAACCTAACCTTTAATGGAAAGCTTCAGCCCAATGCCAGTAATGGCAACACTCAGGTTTATATGAATGGAAGGGAAATTACCAAGATTGAACTGAGAGTTCTGAAG ATTGCACAAGTTCAGTGCCCCCGTGACACTCACTTTTGGGTTTACCATGATGGTGGCTATGAGGAAGAAGGCCAAAACAATATCAAAGGGAAGATATGGGAATCG CCTGTGACACGTTTTGCATGTGCCTTGTTTTCACTACCGGTTCCTCCAGCAAACTCTGACGAACCAAAGGACGAAGCTCCTTATTCAGCAAGAACTGTTCCTGATTACTTAGATCAGAAAAGAATCCAAAAGCTTCTTATTCTTGGATCGCCTGGAGCTGGTACAAGCACCATATTCAAGCAG GCAAAGTTATTATACGACACTAGGTTTACCCAAGAAGAACTTGATAGTATCAAACTTATGATCCAAAGTAATATGTTCAAGTACCTTGGGATCCTTCTTGAGGGCCGTGAGCGTTTTGAGGAAGAGGCTTTGGCTGGATCGAATAACCCAAGCTCAGAGGATGAGAATACGCAGCATG ATGGAAATAAATCGAATGGTTCAGATTCTTGCATATACTCGATAAATGCAAAGCTGAAGAAGTTCTCGGATTGGCTTTTGGATATAATAGCAATGGGAGACCTCGATGCATTCTTCCCTGCAGCTACGCGTGAATATGCTCCAATTGTTGAGGAAATGTGGAAGGATCCTGCCATACAAGCAACATATAAAAGAAAAGACGAATTGCATTTTCTCCCTGATGTTGCCGAATATTTCTTGAGCAGG GCCATTGAAGTATCAAGTAATGAGTATGAACCTTCAGAGAAAGATATAATATATGCTGAAGGAGTAACACAAGGGAATGGATTAGCCTTCATTGAGTTTACTCTGGATGACCGTAGCCCTATGTCAGAAATGTACACTGACAATCATGAGCCTCACTCTCAGACACTAAACAA ATATCAGCTGATTAGAGTAAGTGCCAAGGGAATGAATgagggatgcaagtgggtggAAATGTTTGAGGATGTCAGCATGGTAATATTCTCGGTAGCACTCAGTGACTATGACCAGCTGGGGGCCCCTTCAAGTGGTGGCAACAGTCCCCTTGTGAATAAGATGATCCAAAGCAGGGACTTGTTTGAGGCTACAATCAG GCAACCATGTTTCCGCGACATGCCATTTGTTCTTGTGCTCAACAAGTTCGACCTCTTCGAGGAGAAAATCGGGCGCGTCCCGCTCTCCACCTGCGAGTGGTTCAGCGACTTCTGCCCTCTCCGGACTCACCACAACAATCAGTCGCTGGCTCACCAGGCGTTCTACTATGTCGCGATGAAGTTCAAGGAGTTGTACGCCGCCTGCACGGATCGCAAGCTGTTCGTGTGGCAGGCGCGAGCCCGCGACAGGCTGACCGTCGACGAGGCCTTCAAGTTCATCAGGGAGGTGCTCAAATGGGAGGATGAGAAGGATGGGGGTGGGTACTACCCAGATGAGTCCTTCTACAGCACCACAGAGCTCAGCTCCTCACGTCTGATCAGACAAGAATGA
- the LOC107281231 gene encoding uncharacterized protein gives MEKSSIALLFQKHEAKKNACDLPIPHVDEGSSIPAVNDAPIDEDIVVDEGVCEETEEDTVVDDAPPPDVVVDEVSIETKEESLPIYDVDDLEHDPGLRVPISSFDANDQDAARRGYILKGAKALDKHVGGTSSDHNFAQEKYNLFVKKGCLRYLLRQGLAFRGHDETEESNNRGNFLELLKWLAGNNENANKVVLNNAPELGDEHYAILADESSDISHKEQLVVCLRYVDKLGGVCERFLAVVHVAASGSGLNQEMALARPGDTRWGSHYKTILHIIDMYDTIREVLITIGKDPTQREDWPIIHAMVLAFESFEFVFNAHLMLVILGYTNEFSNSLQKRDQDIVNAMSLVGLAKKKMQQMRFNGWEGFLGKVTSFCIKYSIDIPAMDAKYVPHGRSHRFYPYQTIDDHYRREVYIGVIERIHQELENRFDEVSMELLLCMSAFNPTDSFASFDAQKILRLASFYPKDIEGSNLMKLELQLDTYINDMREDHRFKGLNKIGQLSIKLVETKKHDLYDLVYLLLKLVLILPVATASVERVFSAMNLVKTKVRNSMSDKLLNNCLVTFIERDMYMRKT, from the exons ATGGAGAAGTCAAGCATTGCGTTGCTTTTTCAGAAGcatgaagcaaaaaaaaatgcttgtgATCTACCAATCCCACATGTGGATGAAGGGTCGTCTATTCCTGCTGTAAATGATGCTCCAATTGATGAAGACATAGTTGTTGATGAAGGGGTATGTGAAGAAACTGAAGAAGATACTGTTGTAGATGACGCTCCACCTCCAGATGTTGTTGTTGATGAGGTTTCAATTGAAACTAAAGAAGAATCTCTGCCGATTTATGATGTTGATGATCTTGAACATGATCCAGGCTTAAGGGTTCCTATTTCAAGTTTTGATGCCAACGATCAAGATGCGGCTAGAAGAGGGTACATTCTAAAAG GAGCTAAAGCCCTTGATAAACATGTTGGAGGAACATCTAGTGATCACAATTTTGCTCAAGAGAAATACAACTTATTTGTGAAAAAAGG ATGTTTGAGGTATCTTTTGCGTCAAGGATTGGCCTTTCGTGGACATGATGAAACTGAAGAATCTAACAACAGAGGAAACTTCCTTGAACTTTTGAAGTGGCTTGCAGGAAATAATGAAAATGCTAATAAGGTGGTTCTGAATAATGCTCCAG AACTTGGAGATGAGCACTATGCAATTCTAGCTGATGAATctagtgatatatcacataaagAACAGTTGGTTGTTTGCTTACGTTATGTTGATAAACTTGGAGGGGTTTGTGAGAGGTTCCTTGCAGTAGTTCATGTGGCCG CAAGTGGAAGTGGGTTAAATCAAGAGATGGCATTGGCTAGGCCTGGGGACACTCGTTGGGGTTCTCACTACAAAACTATTTTGCATATCATTGACATGTATGATACAATCCGGGAAGTACTCATAACAATTGGAAAAGATCCCACTCAAAGAGAGGATTGGCCAATCATACATGCTATGGTTCTTGCTTTTGAGTCATTTGAGTTTGTTTTCAATGCACACTTAATGCTTGTCATTTTGGGTTACACAAATGAGTTTTCTAATTCATTGCAAAAGAGGGACCAAGATATTGTTAATGCGATGTCACTTGTGGGTTTGGCaaagaaaaaaatgcaacaAATGAGGTTCAATGGTTGGGAAGGTTTCTTAGGAAAGGTTACATCATTTTGCATCAAATATTCCATTGATATTCCTGCAATGGATGCTAAATATGTGCCTCATGGAAGATCCCACCGTTTTTACCCATATCAAACAATTGATGACCACTATAGGAGAGAAGTGTATATTGGTGTCATTGAGAGAATTCATCAAGAGCTGGAGAATCGGTTTGATGAAGTTAGTATGGAGTTGCTTCTTTGTATGTCGGCATTCAATCCAACAGATTCATTTGCCTCATTTGATGCACAAAAAATACTTAGACTTGCAAGCTTTTATCCTAAGGACATTGAAGGCTCCAATTTGATGAAACTTGAGCTCCAACTTGATACATATATTAATGATATGAGAGAGGATCATAGATTCAAAGGCCTAAACAAAATTGGTCAGCTTTCTATTAAGCTTGTTGAAACAAAGAAGCATGATCTGTATGATTTGGTGTATTTGCTTCTTAAATTGGTGTTGATCCTACCGGTGGCGACGGCAAGTGTGGAAAGAGTATTTTCTGCAATGAATTTAGTGAAGACTAAAGTGAGAAATAGTATGAGTGACAAGTTATTGAATAATTGTTTGGTCACCTTCATTGAGCGTGATATGTACATGAGAAAGACATAA
- the LOC4339889 gene encoding uncharacterized protein: MQSPSKVSEASGSAPPATSVIEGWAELPEGLLHSIVALLGSFLDLLAFTGTCHSWRAAFSSYPSKSNFRTILPPLLVRPNVRVKAPYSSNGHRKLRSCEVIDLANRNTPLRCQIPQETLQRMHFAGSSHGQLICCRRGYCLVVDVFTGAEVSPPRLPFSENCDEFYYCGILTAPITSPNSHLIISTQSSLFDWPVGSDSWSELKLPVNRVDQIVEFNGQLIAVIEYSLYTLQLAPILRLEKIKTLWWDNMNECPYMRPWFVVCGDMLLIVDHYISFSFGAPVLYRPYRLDMSTKPAKWVEVKKLENWALFIGGDARSPPFSFKNPERWGGRSNCLYYAHYSQPLSLHGLGDDADAVWDPNTDDNLVFKRNWYRQLQALWVYPSMFYSAGDGQ; this comes from the coding sequence ATGCAAAGCCCCAGCAAGGTTTCTGAAGCCTCTGGCTCAGCACCCCCTGCCACGTCTGTGATCGAAGGTTGGGCAGAACTCCCAGAGGGCCTGCTTCACTCCATTGTTGCTCTATTGGGCTCTTTCCTTGACCTCCTTGCCTTCACTGGCACCTGCCATTCTTGGCGTGCTGCCTTCTCATCCTACCCATCAAAATCTAACTTTCGCACCATACTCCCACCCCTCCTCGTCCGACCCAATGTCCGCGTCAAAGCCCCTTATAGCAGCAATGGTCATCGCAAGCTACGCTCGTGTGAGGTCATTGATCTAGCCAACCGAAACACCCCACTCCGCTGCCAGATTCCTCAAGAAACTCTGCAGAGGATGCATTTTGCAGGTTCTTCCCATGGTCAGCTCATCTGCTGCCGCCGTGGTTATTGTCTTGTTGTTGATGTGTTCACCGGTGCTGAGGTTTCACCTCCACGCCTTCCATTCAGTGAGAACTGTGATGAGTTCTACTACTGTGGCATTCTGACGGCTCCTATCACGTCACCTAACTCACATCTCATTATCAGCACTCAGTCCTCCCTGTTTGATTGGCCAGTTGGAAGTGACTCTTGGTCTGAGCTCAAGCTGCCCGTTAATCGGGTCGATCAGATTGTGGAATTCAATGGTCAGCTCATCGCTGTGATTGAATACAGTCTGTACACTTTGCAGTTGGCCCCCATTCTTCGCTTGGAAAAGATAAAAACTCTCTGGTGGGATAACATGAATGAATGTCCGTATATGAGACCATGGTTTGTGGTTTGTGGTGACATGCTTCTCATTGTTGACCACTACATAAGTTTTTCATTTGGAGCACCGGTCCTCTACAGGCCATACCGTCTGGACATGTCGACCAAGCCTGCAAAATGGGTGGAGGTAAAGAAGCTGGAGAACTGGGCACTCTTCATTGGGGGTGATGCAAGGAGCCCTCCATTTTCTTTCAAGAACCCGGAGCGCTGGGGAGGGAGGAGCAACTGCTTGTACTATGCTCACTACTCTCAGCCATTGAGCCTGCATGGGTTGGGTGATGATGCAGATGCTGTGTGGGATCCTAACACTGATGACAACCTCGTGTTCAAAAGAAACTGGTACCGCCAGCTGCAGGCCTTGTGGGTGTACCCAAGCATGTTCTATTCAGCGGGAGACGGCCAGTGA
- the LOC9272250 gene encoding uncharacterized protein, with protein MDGSRRKRQRRRPRPPSPQAEPSPTELTALGQREVSVAERPFKKTCHSSVSTSSTMCEPHVWPGLMDSMLHQIIALLSSFQDLLAFSGTCRSWRAALSSFPSIYTFTFPPLHLKPDIPNSHPHCSSFRYTLLYKCRWQLGDPSKRTLSLRCSAPQNTPNRMRYLGCSYGYLIFSYYENCLLVDMYTGAKVKPPKLQSAGNKETYYGILTAPLNLPISHLLLCSRSSIFYWQVGTNSWSEHPFGGERILQIVLFKGEFFAMDFHHRLHTMRFAPQLSMQEVGVVWGEEMFVGVHFKPWLVISGDMLLMLDLSVGIHHSYGFPGTFQVFRLDFSAQTAKWMKMEKLENSALFVSLDRRNPTFSCTNPERWGGKSNCIYVAKPSEDSDEPWTAVELGQPIPGATHCVPYSHPLLRTEGHCSQLEYLWVLPSFINGVDQ; from the exons ATGGACGGGAGCCGCCggaagcggcagcggcgaagaccacggccgccgtcgccgcaggcCGAGCCCTCGCCAACGGAGCTCACCGCTCTCGGCCAAAG GGAAGTTTCTGTTGCAGAAAGGCCCTTTAAGAAAACCTGCCACTCATCAGTGTCTACATCCTCTACCATGTGTGAACCCCATGTTTGGCCAGGTCTCATGGACAGCATGCTTCACCAAATCATTGCTTTGCTTAGCTCATTCCAGGACTTGCTTGCTTTTAGTGGCACTTGCCGCTCTTGGCGAGCTGCATTATCTTCCTTCCCATCCATATATACTTTCACCTTCCCACCTCTTCACCTGAAACCAGATATACCTAATTCCCATCCCCATTGCAGCAGTTTTAGGTACACTCTTTTATATAAATGCAGATGGCAGCTTGGTGATCCATCCAAGAGAACTTTATCCCTTCGCTGTTCAGCTCCACAAAATACTCCAAATCGCATGCGCTATTTGGGTTGTTCATATGGGTATCTCATCTTCTCATATTATGAGAATTGCCTCCTTGTTGATATGTACACTGGCGCTAAGGTGAAGCCTCCCAAACTACAATCCGCAGGCAACAAGGAAACATACTATGGCATCCTTACTGCTCCACTTAATTTGCCAATATCGCATCTCCTACTTTGTTCGAGATCGTCCATATTCTATTGGCAGGTTGGAACGAATTCTTGGTCAGAGCACCCTTTTGGCGGTGAGCGCATTCTTCAGATTGTGCTCTTCAAAGGTGAGTTTTTTGCGATGGACTTTCATCACAGGCTCCATACCATGCGCTTTGCACCTCAGCTCAGCATGCAGGAAGTAGGGGTTGTGTGGGGAGAAGAAATGTTTGTGGGTGTACATTTTAAGCCGTGGCTGGTGATCAGCGGTGACATGCTTCTCATGCTTGACCTCTCAGTAGGCATTCACCATTCGTATGGTTTCCCTGGCACCTTTCAAGTCTTTCGTCTTGACTTTTCTGCTCAAACAGCCAAGTGGATGaagatggaaaagttggaaaatAGTGCTCTATTTGTCAGCCTTGATAGGAGGAATCCTACGTTCTCTTGCACGAACCCTGAAAGATGGGGCGGAAAGAGTAACTGCATTTATGTTGCGAAACCATCTGAAGATTCTGATGAACCTTGGACTGCAGTCGAGCTTGGTCAGCCAATTCCTGGTGCAACACATTGTGTTCCATACAGTCATCCACTCCTGCGAACTGAAGGCCATTGCAGTCAACTAGAGTACCTCTGGGTGCTCCCCAGTTTTATTAATGGTGTTGACCAGTGA